In Pectinophora gossypiella chromosome 5, ilPecGoss1.1, whole genome shotgun sequence, a genomic segment contains:
- the LOC126367033 gene encoding ATP-binding cassette sub-family G member 5 — MIGSDYTLELCNVFHSGQVEPGSFIQRVTGGVKTGVILKDVSFTTHSGEVTAILGSKGSGKRALLDVIARRVPSKGHILLEGVPLEEQQFNNSCALVRHSTRLLPGLSVQQTLALSLTKLSGYLKSSKVKQVMADLALSQVAHKCVTNLTKSEYRRLIIGVQLIRDPIILLLDEPTWDLDPLNTYLVISILSNAAKKYGTAIILTMEKPRSDVFPFLDRVVYLCLGDVVYAGPTRNLLDYFGSIGFPCPQLENPLMYYLCLSTVDRRSRERFIESNHQIAALVEKFKLEGQGLMQGNLNDHSRIINPNKIQLNYGKPGGVRVIWLLYLRMLASIFNVKKHGLKQMFMRLFTLPIYFFILWVFYNEAKDYQRAFITKSGLIFNAMVGTYFISIMNTICLFGPYRTRYYQESQEGLYSGASLLLSWNLVSIPFSFITTFASAAIIYPILSDISETMDYLYFSLVLWSCYIYAEQQSIAIMMFVKNGLIAAMVNIYLTCIYVMLASGVLRSYKGYEEWLYYITYITHTRYASIFLHRNIFKQPTFNILPYSDTENCTSITNLIQTSSNLNTNSNSNCRYASGKAFLTERFTAKSFAGDIYLSGDFNLDFNLGVSFAFSLGIMVLNKFLYLMPLPGYITDKFRE; from the exons ATGATTGGGAGCGACTATACTCTGGAGTTGTGTAATGTTTTCCATTCTGGACAG gtGGAGCCAGGCAGCTTCATCCAGCGCGTGACCGGTGGCGTGAAAACGGGCGTGATCCTCAAGGATGTCTCCTTCACCACGCACAGCGGGGAGGTCACCGCGATTCTCGGATCTAAAG GTAGCGGCAAGCGAGCCCTCCTCGACGTGATAGCGCGACGTGTGCCCTCCAAAGGTCATATCTTGTTAGAAGGAGTGCCTTTAGAAGAACAGCAGTTCAACAACTCGTGCGCACTGGTGCGACACTCCACCAGGCTGCTGCCTGGACTCAGTGTGCAGCAGACATTGGCACTGTCACTTACTAAG CTTTCCGGATACCTGAAGTCCTCAAAGGTCAAGCAAGTGATGGCTGATTTAGCTTTATCGCAG GTCGCTCACAAATGCGTCACAAACTTGACGAAAAGCGAATATCGAAGACTGATCATAGGCGTGCAGCTGATTCGAGATCCGA TTATCCTTCTGCTGGATGAACCGACATGGGATCTAGATCCCTTGAACACATACTTGGTCATCTCCATACTGTCCAACGCAGCCAAGAAGTACGGAACAGCCATTATTCTCACGATGGAGAAACCACGATCAG ACGTGTTCCCGTTCCTGGACCGCGTGGTGTACCTATGCCTGGGTGACGTGGTGTACGCCGGCCCCACGAGGAACCTTCTCGACTACTTCGGTAGTATCGGCTTCCCATGCCCACAGCTTGAGAACCCTCTCATGTATTACT TGTGCCTATCAACAGTGGACCGTCGTTCCCGCGAACGTTTCATAGAGTCCAACCACCAGATAGCGGCGCTGGTGGAGAAGTTCAAGCTGGAAGGCCAAGGTCTGATGCAGGGCAACCTGAACGACCACAGCCGCATCATCAACCCGAATAAGATACAGCTCAATTACGGCAAGCCTGGGGGAGTAAGAGTTATATGGTTGCTGTATTT GAGAATGCTGGCGTCGATTTTCAACGTAAAGAAGCATGGCTTAAAGCAGATGTTTATGCGACTTTTCACCTTGCCAATATACTTCTTCATTCTATGGGTGTTTTACAATGAAGCTAAG GATTACCAAAGGGCTTTCATCACAAAAAGCGGGCTCATATTCAATGCTATGGTCGGAACGTATTTCATCAGTATTATGAACACGATTTGCCTTT TCGGTCCATACAGAACGCGCTATTACCAAGAGTCACAGGAGGGGCTATACAGTGGCGCAAGTCTACTTCTCTCGTGGAATCTCGTCTCTATTCCGTTCTCCTTTATCACTACTTTCGCCTCTGCTGCCATTATTTATCC GATCCTCTCAGACATATCGGAGACCATGGACTACCTCTACTTCTCGCTAGTCCTGTGGTCCTGCTACATCTACGCGGAGCAGCAGTCTATCGCGATCATGATGTTCGTCAAGAACGGCCTGATCGCAGCCATGGTCAACATCTACTTGACCTGCATCTACGTCATGTTGGCCAGTGGAGTGTTGAG ATCCTACAAGGGCTACGAAGAATGGCTGTACTACATCACATACATCACGCATACGCGGTATGCCTCCATCTTCCTTCACAGAAACATCTTCAAACAGCCAACATTCAACATACTACCCTACAGCGACACTGAGAACTGCACTTCCATCACCAACTTAATACAGACTTCATCAAACTTAAATACAAATTCGAACTCTAACTGTCGATACGCAAGTGGCAAAGCTTTCCTTACCGAGCGATTCACAGCTAAGAGCTTCGCAGGCGATATCTACTTATCGGGAGACTTCAATCTGGACTTCAATTTGGGCGTCTCATTCGCTTTCTCATTAGGAATCATGGTGTTGAATAAGTTTCTTTACTTAATGCCTTTGCCCGGTTATATCACTGATAAGTTTAGAGAGTAA
- the LOC126367103 gene encoding uncharacterized protein LOC126367103, translating into MDNDELGNELVRLDNGYLVDEETYVVNDDVLEQEENNSDSNGGKNAPLREQDRFLPIANIAKIMKRAIPENGKIAKDARECVQECISEFISFVTSEASDRCQVEKRKTINGEDVLFALNTLGFDNYVEPLKLYLKKYREIVLSPVTINKLNKTIVFYGEDSTAIVSNDNENENQSDSAVIYAYPKVIGDFTIS; encoded by the exons ATGGATAATGATGAGTTGGGGAACGAGCTGGTGAGGTTAGACAATGGTTACCTCGTCGATGAAGAGACCTACGTTGTTAACGATGATGTCCTTG AACAAGAAGAAAACAACTCTGATTCCAATGGAGGGAAAAACGCGCCTTTGCGCGAGCAGGACAGATTCTTACCTATTGCTAATATTGCCAAAATCATGAAACGGGCTATTCCTGAAAATGGaaag ataGCAAAAGATGCAAGAGAATGTGTCCAGGAATGCATATCAGAGTTTATTTCATTCGTAACAAGTGAAGCAAGTGACCGCTGTCAGGTGGAGAAACGGAAGACCATCAACGGAGAAGATGTTCTCTTTGCGTTGAACACACTCGGCTTTGACAATTATGTTGAGCCACTCAAGTTATACCTTAAGAAATATAGAGAAATTGTATTATCACCG gtTACAATCAACAAGTTAAACAAAACTATTGTCTTTTATGGAG AGGATAGTACAGCGATTGTCTCGAATGACAACGAAAATGAAAACCAATCTGACTCAGCAGTGATATACGCCTATCCTAAAGTAATTGGAGATTTTACCATTAGTTGA